The genomic segment TAACAAGAAACCTGCTAGTCTCGGTCCACGTTCTTTTCCAATTAAGATCAAGTAAACTGCTTTGAAAAATTCTTGATTATTTATTTTATATTTTGTACAAATTTCATAGAATTTATTAAATAATTCTTCTTCTTTTATTTTTTTAATGTTTTTTTCAAGATAGCTGGAAAGTTCTTGAATACTTTGTTTTTCTAAAACTGTTAATTTGTTTAGTATTTCCTTAGTTACTTCTTTATGAACACTAAATTTAACTTGATCTGGAGCATAATTATTAATCCAATTTAAAGCACATTTTGCTCTTTGTAAAGCATATTTGTTTTTTGGATATAATTCTTCTATTTTCTTTAAATCCCCTTCGTACATTTGAACTAGAGAAACTAAATGTCTAAATGGTGGTCTTTCTGGTTTTTTCTTTTCTAGATTAATTACAGATAGTTCATAAATATCTTTTTGTTTTTCATATTCTTTTTTATTTTCTAATTTTGTTTCTTTGTAATAAATTGATTCACATTTATCAAAGTCTTCATATATTTTTAAAACATCTAAATCAAAGCCTATTGAGAATTCTCTATTTGGGCGAGTTCCTGCGAATAACCATTTTATAATTTCTGGTTCGTAAATTTCCATTGCATCTCTTGGAAGAATTAATTTACCTTTTGAACTAGACATTTTACCGCCCAAGCCTTTAATACCTATCCATTCATATACTTGATAAGTTGGAGGTATATTTCCCCAGATTGCAGGAAGTATTTGTTTTCCTGTTTCATATGAACTTCCAGGAGAAGAGTGATCTTTTCCACCCGGTTCAAAACTTACTTGTTCATAATGCCAACGCATAGGCCAGTCAACTCTCCATAAAAGTTTAACATTACCTACTTTTTTGAAATTAATTTTTCCAGAATAGCCACAAGTACATTCATAACTTAAAGTGTAATTATTATCATAATCTAAAATTTTGGTGTTGTCTTTATTGCATTTTTCACAATAAATTGTTGTAGGATACCAATCATTTTCTAGTGGTTCTTTTCTATATTTATTTAATATTTTTTTAATTGCTGCTTTATTTAGCAGAGCTTTTTTGATATCATCAGCATATTTACAACTTTTATACATTTTACTCTGATCTATAAATTCTACTTCTATGCCTGCTTGCTTTACATCTGTTTCAGCAGTCTTTTCAAAATGTTCTGCAAATGATTTATGGCATTTCCATGGATCTGGAACTTCTGAAATAGGCAATCCAATATATTTTTCAAATTCTTTTGGAATATCTAGTGGAACTTTTCTAAATCTATCATAATTATCCCAAGAATAAATAAATCTCACTTGTTTACCTTCTTTTCTTAAGGCTTTAGCTACAAATTCTGAAGTTAATATTTCTCTAAAATGTCCTATATGAACATAACCTGAAGGTGAGATTCCAGAAGCACAAACATAAGATTTTTTGTTTCCATGCTCTTTTTTTATTTTTTCAATTACTGCTTTAGTCCAATGGAAGTTTTCAGCTTCTTCTTTTGGTTCTTTAATAGTTTTAGAGGGCATGATTTTTTAAGTCTCCTTTAGTTTTTTAATAATCTGATTTAAGAAATTAAATACTTTTTTTGCATATTCTTGATTTAATATTTTACCATAATAAGTTACAGAATTTCTAAAATACCTCAGTTCATTTAAAAATGAAATTTCGCTATCTGGAAATTTGAGTTTTTTAAGGTAAGCAATTTCAGCTTCATGCGCATAACTTCCTGAAGCAGAATACCCCCCTAAAAGGAGTTTAGCTCTTATATTTTCCATTATTATATCATAACAATCTTTTATTATTGAATTTGCATTTTTATCATTAATACCAATAATATTTATTCTTTCTTTTAGGCCTTCTAATGAAGTTTCGGATTCTTTAAGTAAGAATTCAGCTCTTGGTTTATCTGGGGCAGACTTTTTAATTCTTTTTTTGATTATATAATATTCAAATTCTTTAGGCAAGGTCATAAATCTACACTTCCTGATAAGATTATTCCATTTAAAATATTATCCTTTAAATGTTTATGTATTTCTTTAAAAGAAGGGTAAAAATTAAGGACAACTCTTCTTTCAAGTAATTTATCAAATTTTGTTAAGTTTATATTCTTTTCTTTTGTTCCTATTATTGCAATATCTATATCTGAATGGTATTCTTCTGTTTTATTAGAATTTATATCTTCTCCTTTAGAATAACTTCCAAAGAGGATTATTGTGCTCCCTGGAAAATTGTCTCTTAAGGTTTTTATTATTTGAGATTCATAAATTATCTTTAAGTTTTCGACTCTTTTTAATTCTATGGCTGTTGAATTGTCTCTATTTAATTCAATTGAGAGTAGGTTTAAATTTTCTATTTTTTTAACATTTATTAGTTCTTCTTTTTTTAATCCTTTTAAGGCATTTGAAACTGCAGTGGGAGATTTTTTTAAGTGTCTGGCTATACTTCTTAAATTTAAGCTAGTTCCTGCTTTTATACATAATAATCTAAATATTTCAGATTGCAGGTTTGTCCATTTTATATGGTATGTGTCCATTAATAATTACACGTGTCTATATTAGTTTATAAACCTTTCTATTTCTCAAAAACATAAATAAAGCTTTTTAAGTCACCAATTTGATAGTTTAATTTCTTAACTTGCTTAAAATCAGGTATTTTCAAATCTGGATTAGGAGTA from the Candidatus Woesearchaeota archaeon genome contains:
- a CDS encoding lysine--tRNA ligase, which translates into the protein MPSKTIKEPKEEAENFHWTKAVIEKIKKEHGNKKSYVCASGISPSGYVHIGHFREILTSEFVAKALRKEGKQVRFIYSWDNYDRFRKVPLDIPKEFEKYIGLPISEVPDPWKCHKSFAEHFEKTAETDVKQAGIEVEFIDQSKMYKSCKYADDIKKALLNKAAIKKILNKYRKEPLENDWYPTTIYCEKCNKDNTKILDYDNNYTLSYECTCGYSGKINFKKVGNVKLLWRVDWPMRWHYEQVSFEPGGKDHSSPGSSYETGKQILPAIWGNIPPTYQVYEWIGIKGLGGKMSSSKGKLILPRDAMEIYEPEIIKWLFAGTRPNREFSIGFDLDVLKIYEDFDKCESIYYKETKLENKKEYEKQKDIYELSVINLEKKKPERPPFRHLVSLVQMYEGDLKKIEELYPKNKYALQRAKCALNWINNYAPDQVKFSVHKEVTKEILNKLTVLEKQSIQELSSYLEKNIKKIKEEELFNKFYEICTKYKINNQEFFKAVYLILIGKERGPRLAGFLLLLNERAIKLLKQVK
- a CDS encoding nucleotidyltransferase domain-containing protein — its product is MDTYHIKWTNLQSEIFRLLCIKAGTSLNLRSIARHLKKSPTAVSNALKGLKKEELINVKKIENLNLLSIELNRDNSTAIELKRVENLKIIYESQIIKTLRDNFPGSTIILFGSYSKGEDINSNKTEEYHSDIDIAIIGTKEKNINLTKFDKLLERRVVLNFYPSFKEIHKHLKDNILNGIILSGSVDL